A window of the Bradyrhizobium diazoefficiens genome harbors these coding sequences:
- a CDS encoding DEAD/DEAH box helicase: MSFPALTPPLARALAERNYDSPTPVQLAVLGEDALDRDLLVSAQTGSGKTVAYGLAMAKDLLDGAERFEQAGAPLALIVAPTRELALQVQRELTWLYEHARARVVSCVGGMDPRREQRELAAGAHIVVGTPGRLCDHLRRNRLDISELKVVVLDEADEMLNLGFREDMEFILKTTPETRRTLLFSATFPRGIVALAKQYQQGAFRIEVAGDEGGHADIEYRAIRVAPGDVEHAVVNVLRFFEAPSALVFCNTRDAVRHLQAALLERGFSVVALSGELTQNERTTALQSLRDGRSRVCVATDVAARGIDLPSLDLVIHADLPNDPEVMQHRSGRTGRAGRKGTSVLLVPPIRRRRAEVLLNLSGIEANWGTAPQVDEIRKLDHDRMKDVLFTEETTADDLELAKALLAERSAEDIAAALARLYRARLPSPEDIIDPGERSSRPRDDRHRDDRAPRGDDRSERPRAKSGKSSPKHVMAEPTVWFRAAIGRRKNAEARWLLPMICRRGGIDKRDIGAIKVMDTTTEFEISERVAESFAAKVKRPDKEDSIRIEPMTGAPQAQAPTEKRARAPEREEGDDDHVVRRRDNPWNPNGPKQHDRPRGKPEAKHQGKPHAKPHAKPHAKPHAKSHDDGKFGKPAFGKKNKKFGDKSGDAKYAPSVTEWPGASAKKGKKKRRS; encoded by the coding sequence GTGTCCTTTCCGGCCCTGACCCCGCCGCTCGCCCGTGCCTTGGCTGAGCGCAATTACGATTCACCAACCCCGGTTCAGCTCGCCGTGCTCGGCGAGGATGCCCTCGATCGCGACCTGCTGGTGTCGGCCCAGACCGGCTCGGGCAAGACCGTCGCGTACGGCTTGGCGATGGCCAAGGATCTGCTCGATGGTGCCGAGCGGTTCGAGCAGGCCGGTGCACCTCTGGCCCTGATCGTCGCGCCGACCCGCGAGCTCGCCTTGCAGGTCCAGCGCGAGCTCACCTGGCTCTATGAGCATGCCCGCGCGCGCGTCGTCTCCTGCGTCGGCGGCATGGATCCGCGCCGCGAGCAGCGCGAGCTGGCCGCGGGCGCCCACATCGTCGTCGGCACGCCCGGCCGCTTGTGCGACCATCTGCGGCGCAACCGCCTCGACATCTCGGAATTGAAGGTCGTTGTGCTCGACGAAGCCGACGAGATGCTCAATCTCGGCTTTCGCGAGGACATGGAGTTCATCCTCAAGACCACGCCGGAGACGCGGCGCACCCTATTATTCTCGGCGACGTTTCCGCGTGGCATCGTGGCGCTGGCCAAGCAGTATCAGCAGGGCGCGTTTCGCATCGAGGTTGCGGGCGACGAAGGCGGTCACGCCGATATCGAATATCGCGCCATCCGGGTTGCTCCAGGTGATGTCGAGCACGCGGTCGTCAACGTGCTTCGCTTCTTCGAAGCGCCAAGCGCGCTGGTGTTCTGCAACACGCGCGATGCCGTCAGGCATTTGCAGGCGGCGTTGCTGGAGCGTGGTTTCTCGGTGGTCGCTCTCTCCGGCGAACTGACCCAGAACGAGCGCACCACAGCGCTCCAGTCGTTGCGGGACGGACGGTCCCGCGTCTGTGTGGCGACCGACGTCGCCGCGCGCGGCATCGACCTGCCGAGCCTCGACCTCGTCATTCACGCGGACTTGCCGAACGACCCCGAGGTCATGCAGCACCGCTCAGGCCGCACCGGGCGCGCGGGCCGAAAGGGCACGAGCGTCCTGCTGGTGCCGCCGATACGACGGCGGCGTGCGGAGGTGTTGCTGAATTTGTCCGGCATCGAGGCGAACTGGGGCACGGCGCCGCAGGTGGATGAGATTCGCAAGCTCGATCATGACCGCATGAAGGACGTGTTGTTCACCGAGGAGACGACCGCCGACGATCTCGAACTGGCGAAGGCCTTATTGGCAGAGCGGTCCGCCGAGGATATCGCCGCGGCGCTGGCGCGGCTTTATCGCGCGCGGCTGCCGTCGCCTGAAGATATCATCGATCCCGGCGAGCGAAGCAGCCGGCCGCGCGATGATCGTCACCGCGACGATCGCGCACCGCGTGGCGACGATCGCTCTGAGCGACCTCGTGCCAAATCGGGCAAATCGTCGCCGAAGCACGTCATGGCGGAGCCCACCGTCTGGTTCCGGGCTGCCATCGGCCGCCGCAAGAATGCGGAAGCGCGCTGGCTGTTGCCGATGATCTGCCGCCGCGGCGGCATCGACAAGCGCGACATCGGGGCCATCAAGGTCATGGACACCACCACCGAGTTCGAGATCTCCGAGCGCGTTGCGGAATCTTTCGCCGCCAAGGTCAAGCGTCCGGACAAGGAAGACAGCATCCGCATCGAGCCGATGACGGGCGCACCGCAAGCACAGGCGCCGACGGAGAAGCGCGCACGCGCTCCGGAGCGCGAGGAAGGTGACGACGATCATGTTGTCCGCCGCCGCGACAATCCCTGGAACCCGAACGGGCCGAAGCAGCACGACAGGCCGCGGGGAAAGCCAGAGGCCAAGCACCAAGGCAAGCCGCACGCCAAACCTCACGCCAAACCTCACGCCAAGCCTCACGCCAAGTCTCACGACGACGGGAAATTCGGCAAGCCGGCGTTCGGCAAGAAGAACAAGAAATTCGGAGACAAATCCGGTGACGCCAAATATGCGCCATCGGTCACCGAATGGCCGGGTGCTTCCGCGAAGAAGGGTAAGAAGAAGCGCCGCAGCTGA
- a CDS encoding GNAT family N-acetyltransferase, producing MSKPHWRHARTTDLDAISAIAARIHPDLPERPEVFAEKMRLYPDGCYVLVAGDEISGYGLAHPWIQQQIPPLDGFLDRLPDAADCLYVHDVAVLPDFRGGVARVYVAEIEDLARSSAITTLALVSVYGTRPLWERLGFLGVAPDAALRDKLSCYGESATYMLRELTQ from the coding sequence ATGAGCAAGCCGCATTGGCGCCACGCGCGCACAACCGACCTCGACGCGATCAGCGCGATCGCGGCGCGAATTCATCCCGATCTCCCCGAACGCCCCGAAGTATTTGCGGAAAAGATGCGGCTCTATCCGGACGGCTGTTACGTGCTCGTCGCAGGTGACGAGATCTCCGGCTACGGCCTCGCGCATCCCTGGATACAGCAACAGATTCCGCCGCTCGACGGGTTCCTCGACCGACTGCCCGATGCTGCGGACTGTCTCTATGTGCACGATGTCGCCGTGCTGCCCGACTTCCGCGGCGGCGTGGCGCGCGTTTATGTCGCGGAGATCGAAGACCTCGCGCGATCATCAGCCATCACGACGCTTGCTTTGGTCTCGGTCTACGGCACGCGACCGCTGTGGGAGCGTCTCGGCTTCCTAGGCGTCGCACCGGATGCGGCGCTGCGCGACAAACTCTCGTGCTATGGCGAGAGCGCGACCTACATGCTGCGCGAGCTCACCCAATAG
- a CDS encoding COG4315 family predicted lipoprotein, translating into MTTSSIRLALTLVASLAMTSAAFAAPPTKTGKTDKGNVLTDAKGMSLYTFDKDMDGKSACNGPCATNWPALKAEASDAADDGYTIITRDDGSKQWAHKGKPLYTFAKDTKPGDITGDGFLNGAWHLAMP; encoded by the coding sequence ATGACGACTTCCTCGATCCGCCTCGCGCTCACGCTTGTTGCGTCGCTTGCGATGACCTCGGCTGCCTTCGCGGCGCCGCCGACCAAGACCGGCAAGACCGACAAGGGCAACGTCCTCACCGACGCCAAGGGCATGTCGCTCTACACCTTCGACAAGGACATGGACGGCAAGTCGGCCTGCAACGGCCCGTGTGCGACGAACTGGCCGGCGCTGAAAGCCGAGGCCAGCGATGCCGCCGACGACGGCTACACCATCATCACCCGCGACGACGGCTCCAAGCAGTGGGCCCACAAGGGCAAGCCGCTTTACACTTTCGCGAAGGACACCAAGCCCGGCGATATCACCGGCGACGGCTTCCTGAATGGCGCCTGGCATCTGGCGATGCCGTGA
- a CDS encoding phasin produces MNDANVKAETNAAPLNGMANGSAKLPFDVPFFNIQTIFGNLAEPAAARAKANFEQMKATSEDITGALYDACSTTAKHAAEYGTKVIEISNTRTTSTLDFLSQLADARSFADLVNLSTAHSRKTFEAASAQNRELWDLTQKAAIETTEPIKKSFNRVLHRTA; encoded by the coding sequence GTGAATGATGCGAATGTGAAAGCCGAAACGAATGCCGCTCCGCTGAATGGAATGGCCAACGGAAGCGCAAAGCTCCCATTCGACGTACCCTTTTTCAACATCCAGACGATTTTCGGTAATCTCGCTGAGCCGGCCGCCGCGCGGGCCAAGGCGAATTTCGAGCAGATGAAGGCGACTTCTGAAGACATCACCGGCGCTCTCTACGACGCCTGTTCGACCACTGCCAAACATGCCGCCGAGTACGGCACCAAGGTCATCGAAATATCCAACACCAGGACCACCTCCACGCTGGACTTCCTCTCCCAGCTTGCGGATGCGAGATCGTTTGCGGATCTCGTGAACCTCTCCACCGCCCACAGCCGCAAGACCTTTGAAGCGGCTTCCGCCCAAAATCGGGAGCTTTGGGACCTGACCCAAAAGGCCGCGATCGAGACGACCGAGCCGATCAAGAAGAGCTTCAACCGGGTTCTGCACAGGACTGCTTGA
- a CDS encoding Crp/Fnr family transcriptional regulator — translation MMEHATRVGNRLLAALPPADFALLAPHLRKVPLQHDAVLLRSGDRIDHLCFPCSGAIALIMELPNGQTAATAVIGNDGAVGLMTALGPHRSPMTAVVRVAGTALQISPARFQTALERSPALRNLVQLLARALMTQIQHVAACNALHSVEARLARWLLHIHDRTDGGDVLPLTQETLSELLGVRRTTVTHVVGALRTSRALKSSRRGQLEIDRRRLEVVACECYKVMSRRIDRIVSQDALRLLHAAPAPNDSPPPYFPFAKADS, via the coding sequence GTGATGGAGCACGCGACCAGAGTTGGTAATCGCCTGTTAGCTGCTTTACCGCCGGCCGACTTCGCTTTGCTTGCACCGCATTTGCGCAAGGTACCGCTCCAGCACGACGCAGTCCTGCTTCGATCGGGAGACCGGATCGATCACCTCTGCTTCCCCTGCAGCGGCGCTATCGCCCTCATCATGGAGCTGCCGAACGGACAGACGGCCGCAACCGCCGTGATCGGCAACGACGGCGCCGTCGGACTTATGACGGCGCTCGGCCCGCACCGCTCACCCATGACGGCGGTCGTCCGCGTCGCCGGCACCGCGTTGCAAATCTCGCCCGCGCGATTTCAGACGGCGCTCGAACGCAGTCCCGCCCTCAGAAATTTAGTTCAGCTTCTCGCCAGGGCGCTGATGACACAAATCCAGCACGTCGCGGCCTGCAATGCGCTGCACTCCGTCGAAGCCCGCCTGGCCCGCTGGCTGCTTCACATTCACGACCGGACGGATGGCGGTGACGTTCTGCCCTTGACGCAGGAGACGCTATCGGAATTGCTCGGCGTCCGGCGTACCACGGTCACGCACGTCGTGGGCGCACTTCGAACGTCAAGGGCCCTGAAATCCAGTCGGCGCGGTCAACTCGAGATCGACAGGCGGCGACTCGAGGTCGTCGCATGCGAGTGCTACAAGGTGATGAGCCGCAGGATCGATCGGATCGTTTCGCAGGATGCCTTGAGGCTCCTTCACGCCGCGCCGGCGCCGAACGACTCCCCGCCCCCGTACTTCCCGTTCGCCAAGGCCGACTCGTAG
- a CDS encoding PAS domain-containing protein, which produces MKHRSSRAFFAYWDRKRGSARAPDRADIDPAAVRELLGDIFVLSCEPKLGFPFRVAGTRVCALAGCDLKDASFAALFTEASRGEIEEIATIVADETLGAVAGLTATREDGSKAHLELLLLPFNARPHTPVSVTGVLAPFDDECGALGPFTVTSWRYLHQPEKLLPRAIRKLQIARGLMVYEGLR; this is translated from the coding sequence ATGAAACATCGGTCGAGCCGCGCATTCTTCGCGTATTGGGACAGGAAGCGCGGCAGCGCGCGAGCCCCTGATCGGGCCGATATCGACCCCGCCGCCGTGCGCGAGTTGCTCGGCGACATCTTCGTCCTGTCCTGCGAGCCGAAGCTCGGCTTTCCGTTCCGCGTCGCCGGCACCCGCGTCTGCGCGCTCGCGGGCTGCGATCTCAAGGACGCGAGCTTTGCTGCGCTATTTACCGAAGCGAGCCGCGGCGAGATCGAAGAGATCGCGACCATCGTCGCCGACGAGACGCTGGGCGCCGTCGCCGGTCTCACCGCCACACGCGAGGACGGCAGCAAGGCGCATCTCGAGCTGCTGCTGCTGCCCTTCAACGCCCGCCCGCACACGCCGGTGAGCGTGACCGGCGTGCTTGCGCCGTTCGACGACGAATGCGGCGCGCTTGGCCCGTTCACCGTCACCTCCTGGCGCTATCTGCATCAGCCGGAGAAATTGCTGCCGCGCGCCATCCGCAAATTGCAGATCGCTCGCGGGCTGATGGTGTATGAGGGGCTGCGGTAG
- a CDS encoding rhomboid family intramembrane serine protease: MDSPPQPPSDQPVVLEEVAPREPILTLPLPLTAYVVLLAVIHQRVLLPAELENWTIDVFGFIPKRYDSSLVNLQFEGGAGAKVWTFVTYSLLHANLTHLAFNVLWLLPFGSALARRFGAVRFLVFLAVTAAAGALAHLVTHEHAVVPMIGASASVSGAMAAAIRFAFVRGSFLSFSRSDADTAAKVPALPLLQALRDRRIVGFLGVWFALNIIFGVGAIGVESDTAGVAWEAHFGGFFAGLLLFALFDPVPRVRNDDAADASSQDITGGI, encoded by the coding sequence TTGGATTCCCCGCCACAACCACCGTCAGACCAGCCGGTCGTCCTCGAAGAGGTCGCCCCGCGCGAGCCGATCCTGACGCTGCCGTTGCCGCTGACCGCCTATGTGGTCCTGCTGGCGGTGATCCATCAGCGGGTGCTGCTGCCGGCGGAGCTGGAGAACTGGACCATCGACGTCTTCGGCTTCATCCCGAAGCGCTACGATTCCTCGCTGGTCAATTTGCAATTCGAGGGCGGCGCCGGTGCCAAGGTCTGGACCTTCGTCACCTATTCGCTGCTGCATGCCAATCTCACCCATCTCGCCTTCAACGTGCTGTGGCTGCTGCCATTCGGCAGCGCGCTCGCGCGGCGCTTTGGCGCGGTGCGCTTCCTCGTGTTCCTGGCGGTGACGGCCGCCGCCGGTGCGCTCGCCCATCTCGTCACCCATGAGCACGCGGTGGTGCCGATGATCGGCGCCTCGGCCTCGGTGTCGGGCGCGATGGCGGCGGCGATCCGGTTCGCCTTCGTGCGCGGCAGCTTCCTGTCGTTCAGCCGTTCGGACGCCGATACCGCCGCAAAGGTTCCGGCACTGCCGCTGTTGCAGGCACTGCGCGACCGGCGCATCGTCGGCTTCCTGGGCGTGTGGTTCGCCCTCAACATCATCTTCGGCGTCGGTGCCATCGGCGTCGAAAGCGACACCGCGGGCGTCGCCTGGGAGGCGCATTTCGGCGGCTTCTTCGCAGGGCTGTTGCTGTTCGCGCTGTTCGATCCTGTGCCGCGTGTGCGAAACGATGATGCTGCGGATGCGTCATCGCAAGACATTACAGGCGGGATTTGA
- a CDS encoding CBS domain-containing protein — protein MTVRSILNTKGHQIMSVEPDAKLADAVKLLGEKKIGAVLVMSQSRLEGILSERDIVRVLGERGAGVLEEPVSQVMTRKVVTCKETDTVAELMEMMTTGKFRHLPVLDNNQVVGLISIGDIVKRRVQEYEAEQEALRDYIKTA, from the coding sequence ATGACGGTACGTTCCATTCTCAACACCAAGGGCCACCAGATCATGAGCGTCGAGCCCGACGCGAAGCTGGCTGACGCAGTCAAGCTGCTCGGCGAAAAGAAGATCGGCGCGGTGCTGGTGATGAGCCAGAGCCGGCTCGAGGGCATCCTGTCGGAGCGCGACATCGTCCGCGTGCTCGGTGAGCGCGGTGCCGGCGTGCTGGAAGAGCCGGTGTCTCAGGTCATGACCCGCAAGGTCGTCACCTGCAAGGAGACCGACACGGTCGCCGAACTGATGGAAATGATGACCACCGGCAAGTTCCGCCACCTCCCGGTGCTGGATAACAACCAAGTGGTCGGGCTGATCTCGATCGGCGACATCGTCAAGCGCCGCGTGCAGGAATACGAGGCCGAGCAGGAAGCCCTGCGCGACTACATCAAGACGGCCTGA
- a CDS encoding patatin-like phospholipase family protein encodes MLEMLRGRSLNGSNGEKVGLGSIRKPVIGLALGGGAARGFAHIGIIRTLLANGIVPDVVVGTSIGAAVGGAYAADRLDTLEDWARSLQGVRNILGYLDIRLDGSGLIGGEKLASRLEKAIGQTMIEDLPMKYASVATEVRTGHEIWLTRGRLIEAIRASYALPGIFSPVMIGDRWLVDGALVNPVPVSAARALGAEIVIAVNLSTDVFTHSTTIYQHGATPAPVAPVTEEIPAKRRFPRFFSPEKTVKREFFGTAGRPGISSVMVDAFNIMQDRITRARLAGDPPDLLITPRVGQFGWFDFHRAEELIAHGTRAAERALESIQETIDVLAPAPEGVAPKPIEQGGK; translated from the coding sequence GTGCTGGAGATGTTGAGAGGTCGGAGCCTGAATGGCTCCAATGGCGAGAAAGTCGGGCTCGGCAGCATTCGCAAACCGGTTATTGGCTTGGCCCTCGGCGGCGGCGCGGCACGCGGTTTTGCCCATATCGGTATCATAAGGACGTTGCTGGCCAACGGCATCGTGCCCGATGTCGTGGTCGGCACCTCGATTGGCGCGGCCGTTGGCGGCGCCTATGCGGCCGACCGGCTCGACACGCTGGAAGACTGGGCGCGCAGCCTCCAGGGCGTGCGCAACATCCTCGGCTATCTCGACATCCGTCTCGACGGCTCGGGCCTGATCGGTGGCGAGAAGCTCGCAAGCCGGCTCGAGAAAGCGATCGGCCAGACCATGATCGAGGATCTCCCGATGAAGTATGCCTCGGTCGCGACCGAGGTCCGCACCGGCCACGAGATCTGGCTCACGCGCGGCCGCCTGATCGAGGCGATTCGCGCCTCCTATGCGCTGCCCGGCATCTTCTCGCCGGTGATGATCGGCGACCGTTGGCTGGTCGACGGCGCGCTGGTGAATCCGGTGCCGGTTTCGGCTGCGCGGGCACTCGGGGCCGAAATCGTCATCGCCGTCAATCTGTCCACCGACGTCTTCACGCATTCGACGACGATCTATCAGCACGGTGCGACGCCCGCGCCGGTTGCCCCAGTCACCGAGGAGATTCCGGCCAAGCGGCGCTTTCCGCGCTTCTTCTCGCCGGAGAAAACTGTCAAGCGCGAGTTCTTCGGCACCGCCGGGCGTCCCGGCATCTCCTCGGTGATGGTGGATGCCTTCAACATCATGCAGGACCGCATCACCCGCGCGCGGCTCGCCGGCGATCCGCCGGACCTTCTGATCACGCCGCGGGTCGGCCAGTTCGGCTGGTTCGACTTCCATCGCGCCGAGGAGCTGATCGCGCACGGCACCCGCGCCGCCGAACGCGCGCTGGAGTCGATCCAGGAAACGATCGACGTGCTGGCGCCGGCGCCCGAAGGCGTCGCGCCCAAGCCGATCGAGCAAGGCGGGAAATAA
- a CDS encoding LysR family transcriptional regulator — protein sequence MARTNTKDLIAFLAVARERSFTRAAAQLGVSQSALSHTVRALEERLGLRLLTRTTRSVAPTEAGERLLRTIGPRFDEIDAELSALTALRETPAGTVRITTGEHAAQTVLWPVLAKLLPRCPDIKVELVVDYGLTDIVAERYDAGVRLGEQVARDMIAVRIGPEMRMAVVGAPAYFAARGKPKQPQDLTEHNCINLRLPTYGGIYAWDFEKRGRVMKVRVDGQLVFNTGLLRMNAVLAGLGLAYIPEDLVKREIADGRLIRVLADWCAPFAGYHLYYPSRRQPTPAFAVLVEALRYRR from the coding sequence ATGGCCCGCACCAACACCAAAGACCTGATCGCCTTTCTCGCCGTCGCGCGCGAGCGCAGCTTTACCCGCGCTGCCGCCCAGCTCGGCGTGTCGCAGTCGGCGCTCAGCCACACGGTGCGTGCGCTAGAGGAGCGGCTGGGCTTGAGGCTTCTCACCCGCACCACCCGCAGCGTCGCGCCGACGGAGGCCGGCGAACGGCTGCTCCGCACGATCGGGCCGCGCTTTGACGAGATCGACGCCGAACTGTCAGCGCTCACCGCATTGCGTGAGACGCCGGCCGGCACGGTGCGCATCACCACAGGCGAGCATGCGGCGCAGACGGTCCTGTGGCCGGTGCTGGCAAAGCTCCTGCCGCGCTGTCCCGACATCAAGGTCGAGCTCGTCGTCGACTATGGCCTCACCGACATCGTCGCTGAGCGCTACGACGCCGGCGTGCGCCTCGGCGAACAGGTCGCCAGGGACATGATCGCAGTGCGGATCGGGCCGGAGATGCGGATGGCCGTAGTCGGCGCGCCCGCCTATTTCGCCGCGCGCGGCAAGCCGAAACAACCGCAGGATCTCACCGAGCACAATTGCATCAACCTCCGCCTGCCGACCTATGGCGGGATCTATGCCTGGGATTTCGAGAAGCGCGGCCGCGTCATGAAGGTGCGCGTCGACGGCCAGCTCGTGTTCAACACCGGCCTGCTGCGGATGAACGCTGTGCTGGCCGGGCTTGGCCTCGCCTACATCCCGGAAGATCTCGTGAAGCGCGAGATCGCCGACGGCCGGCTGATCCGCGTGCTCGCCGACTGGTGCGCGCCGTTTGCGGGCTATCACCTCTATTATCCGAGCCGGCGGCAGCCAACGCCGGCGTTTGCCGTGCTGGTGGAGGCGCTCAGGTATCGGAGGTGA
- a CDS encoding aldo/keto reductase, translated as MQTRKLGKSGLEVSALGLGCMGLSYGYGPATEKSQAIALIRTAFERGVTFFDTAEAYGPFVNEELVGEALAPFRDKAVIATKFGFRDGKVDAGLDSSPANVKAVAEAALKRLKTDRIDLFYQHRVDPAVPIEDTAGAVKDLIREGKVLHFGLSEAGASSIRRAHAVQPVTALQSEYSLWWREPEREILPTLEELGIGFVPFSPLGKGFLTGAINESTTFDSNDFRNIVPRFSSSARKANQALVDLLGELAAARKVTPAQIALAWLLAQKPWIVPIPGTTKLHRLEENLGAAAVTLSQADLGAIAEVLANVAVQGDRYPAHLQARVGR; from the coding sequence ATGCAGACGCGCAAACTCGGCAAAAGTGGTCTCGAAGTGTCGGCCCTTGGCCTCGGCTGCATGGGATTGAGTTACGGCTACGGCCCCGCGACCGAGAAATCGCAGGCGATCGCGCTGATCAGGACGGCATTCGAGCGCGGCGTGACGTTTTTCGACACCGCCGAGGCCTACGGCCCCTTCGTCAACGAGGAGCTGGTGGGCGAGGCGCTGGCGCCGTTCCGCGACAAGGCGGTGATCGCCACCAAGTTCGGCTTCAGGGATGGCAAGGTCGACGCCGGGCTCGACAGCTCCCCCGCCAACGTCAAGGCGGTGGCGGAGGCCGCGCTGAAGCGGCTCAAGACCGACCGCATCGATCTGTTCTATCAGCATCGCGTCGATCCCGCGGTGCCGATCGAGGACACCGCAGGCGCGGTGAAGGATTTGATCCGCGAGGGCAAGGTGCTGCATTTCGGCCTGTCCGAGGCGGGCGCCTCGAGCATCCGCCGCGCTCATGCGGTGCAGCCCGTCACCGCATTGCAAAGCGAATATTCGCTGTGGTGGCGCGAGCCGGAGCGGGAGATCCTGCCGACGCTAGAAGAGCTCGGCATCGGCTTCGTTCCGTTCAGCCCGCTCGGCAAGGGCTTTCTGACCGGCGCGATCAACGAGAGCACGACCTTCGACAGCAACGATTTCCGCAACATCGTACCGCGCTTCTCATCGAGCGCACGCAAAGCCAATCAGGCGCTGGTCGATCTGCTCGGCGAACTTGCTGCCGCGCGGAAGGTGACGCCGGCGCAGATCGCGCTGGCCTGGCTGCTCGCGCAGAAGCCGTGGATCGTGCCGATACCTGGCACCACCAAGCTGCACCGGCTCGAGGAAAATCTCGGCGCGGCTGCGGTGACGCTGTCGCAGGCCGATCTCGGGGCCATTGCAGAGGTGCTGGCCAATGTGGCGGTGCAAGGCGACCGCTATCCGGCGCATCTCCAGGCGCGGGTCGGCCGCTAA